The genomic region AAACTGGCTGAAAAAAAGTCATCAAATCTATAAAGTGTGTCCTTGTGGCACACTTTTTGTCTTAATACTAAATGTCGAACATTAACAATTAAATTTAATCTTATGAATGTAAAACCACTAGCAGACAGAGTATTAGTAGAACCTGCACAAGCTGAAACTACTACAGCTTCTGGAATTATCATTCCAGATACTGCACAGGAAAAACCACAAAAAGGCACAATTGTTGCCGTAGGTGATGGCAAAAAAGACGAGCCACTAACAGTAAAAGTTGGCGATACTGTACTTTATGGAAAGTACTCGGGAACAGAACTAAAATTTGAAGGAAAAGACTACATGATTA from Flavobacteriales bacterium harbors:
- a CDS encoding co-chaperone GroES, with protein sequence MNVKPLADRVLVEPAQAETTTASGIIIPDTAQEKPQKGTIVAVGDGKKDEPLTVKVGDTVLYGKYSGTELKFEGKDYMIMRESDILAII